From Marinifilum sp. JC120:
TAAAGAGATTGCAGACCTCTCCGTCTATGTGCTTATCCTTAACCATGAATCCCAAGATCTTGATGGCCTGCGAAAGCTTCATGGGTTTCTTATACGGCCTGTCCTTGGCTGTCAGGGCTTCAAAAATATCCGCGACCGCCATTATCCGAGCCTGCAAGGGCAGGTCATCCTCAGACAACCCTTTGGGATACCCGGAACCATCCAACTTTTCATGGTGTCCGGCAGCAAATTCAGGAACACGGGAAAGCCGCTTAGGAAACGGCAACCGGGAGAGCATTTCATGGGTAATTGCCGCATGACTCTCAATGATCTTTCGTTCCTTATCGGTAAGGGTCCCCTTCCTTATACAAAGATTTTTAACCTCATTTTCGGTCAGCCAGTTGAAAGTTTCACCATTGCTTTCGTAGGTACGGGCGGCAATGCCCTCCACTCTGGCGATACGGTCATCCGACATAAATTCTTTGGGAATATTGCATGTATTTATAAACTGGCGGTCTTCCTCAACCTGCTCAAGCTCAACAGCATAACGCATCTCGATTTCAACCAGCGTAGAAGAATCGGCCCCATTTGATAAGACGGCAACAGTTTCTTCAAGCTGCCTGTTTTTGATGGTTTCACTGATCAACCTGAATCTGGCATCGACCATCTCAGACCTGTCAAAAATTGTTTCCAGCTTAGTGGATTTATCTACCACATGCTCAGGAATGGAAATCTTACCCACATCATGCATCCATGCAGCTAACTTCAGCTCCTCAAGCTCATCAACAGTAAAATTAACTTCAGCATACTTACCCTCAGTAAGGGAATTAACCTTCTCGGCAATCATCATGGTGATGGTCACCACCCTTTCAATATGACCGTTGGTATAAGGGGATTTGGCATCAATAGCTGCGGCAATACTCTGGATTACGGAATAAAGCAGATCTTTAAGACCCTGAATAAGCTGGGCATTAGTCAGAGCAATGGCAGCCTGCGAAGCCAGAGATCCCACAATATCAACCACTCCGGGCGAGAATTCGATAACCTCGCCCTCTTCATCAAGGGCGTTGAGTAATTGCAGAACCCCGATAATATCCTGTTCATGATTTTTCAAAGCCAATACAAGCATTGATTTGGAACGGTATCCGGTGGCGGCGTCGTATTTGCGCGGGCCGGTGAAATCAAAACCTTCGGCTTCATAAACATCTGCGATATTAATCGTTTCCCCGGTCAGCCCGCAATAAGATGAAACGTTGGACTTATTAGGCTTGTTCCCTGAAGTATAAAGAGGCACCGCTGGCAAGGTAATTTCATTACCGCTGGTACCGCCCA
This genomic window contains:
- a CDS encoding GAF domain-containing protein; the protein is MLRSGNASSGAEGLQKILEKALSDFQGTEHHAVISRLGRDIEGVFAKGCGVNDDLVERLTEIGLALSGETRLERLLEMIVDEARVLTKADAGTLYVVDREGRKLEFSILQNDTMQVRMGGTSGNEITLPAVPLYTSGNKPNKSNVSSYCGLTGETINIADVYEAEGFDFTGPRKYDAATGYRSKSMLVLALKNHEQDIIGVLQLLNALDEEGEVIEFSPGVVDIVGSLASQAAIALTNAQLIQGLKDLLYSVIQSIAAAIDAKSPYTNGHIERVVTITMMIAEKVNSLTEGKYAEVNFTVDELEELKLAAWMHDVGKISIPEHVVDKSTKLETIFDRSEMVDARFRLISETIKNRQLEETVAVLSNGADSSTLVEIEMRYAVELEQVEEDRQFINTCNIPKEFMSDDRIARVEGIAARTYESNGETFNWLTENEVKNLCIRKGTLTDKERKIIESHAAITHEMLSRLPFPKRLSRVPEFAAGHHEKLDGSGYPKGLSEDDLPLQARIMAVADIFEALTAKDRPYKKPMKLSQAIKILGFMVKDKHIDGEVCNLFIDSGLYMDYAKAELDPSQLEE